In Chryseobacterium shigense, the following proteins share a genomic window:
- the rny gene encoding ribonuclease Y, translated as MTTAIIVGVICLFIGAVVGILFSRSSLNTKAKFIVDDAKKNAENLIEKANVQAESIKKEKNLQAKEKFLELKSQHDADIQSREKKMQEVEKRIKDKEHKLNDELSKTGKLEKDLDKQIADYAKKNEILERKQQELEVATTKKVEILEKIANYTAEEAKAELVETMKAEAKTRAQAHVQGIMEEAQLNAKNEARKIVIQTIQRIGTEQAIENSVSVFNIESDEVKGRIIGREGRNIRALEAVTGVEIIVDDTPEAILLSCFDPVRREIARLSLHRLVTDGRIHPARIEEVVEKTRKQIEEEIIEVGKRTIIDLGIHGLHPELIKIVGRMKYRSSYGQNLLQHSREVANIAATMAAELGLNVKLAKRAGLLHDIGKVPEQESELPHALLGMQWAEKYGENAEVVNAIGAHHDEIEMKSLLSPIIQVADAISGARPGARRQVLESYIQRLKDLESAALSFDGVSSAYAIQAGRELRVMVESGKVNDEVANQLSYDISEKIQNELTYPGQVKVTVIRETRAVNIAR; from the coding sequence ATGACAACAGCCATTATAGTAGGCGTTATTTGTTTGTTTATAGGGGCAGTGGTAGGAATTCTTTTCTCCAGAAGCTCTTTAAATACAAAAGCAAAATTTATTGTAGACGATGCAAAGAAAAATGCCGAAAACCTTATAGAAAAAGCAAATGTTCAAGCAGAATCCATAAAGAAAGAAAAAAATCTGCAGGCCAAAGAAAAGTTTTTGGAACTGAAATCACAGCATGATGCGGATATCCAATCCCGTGAAAAGAAAATGCAGGAGGTTGAAAAAAGAATTAAAGACAAGGAACATAAGCTTAATGACGAGCTTAGCAAGACCGGAAAACTTGAAAAGGACCTTGACAAGCAGATTGCAGACTATGCCAAGAAAAACGAAATCCTGGAAAGAAAGCAGCAGGAACTGGAGGTAGCCACTACCAAAAAAGTGGAAATCCTTGAAAAAATTGCCAATTATACAGCAGAAGAAGCTAAAGCAGAATTGGTGGAAACCATGAAAGCAGAAGCGAAAACAAGAGCCCAGGCACACGTTCAGGGAATTATGGAAGAAGCACAGCTGAATGCTAAGAACGAAGCAAGAAAAATTGTTATCCAGACCATCCAGAGAATCGGAACAGAACAGGCAATAGAAAACTCAGTATCAGTTTTCAACATTGAATCTGATGAGGTAAAAGGAAGAATTATCGGTAGAGAAGGTAGAAACATCAGAGCTTTAGAAGCAGTAACAGGAGTAGAAATTATTGTTGATGATACCCCGGAAGCGATCCTTCTTTCATGCTTTGACCCGGTGAGAAGAGAAATTGCAAGATTATCCCTTCACAGATTGGTAACGGACGGAAGAATCCACCCGGCAAGAATCGAAGAAGTAGTAGAAAAGACAAGAAAACAGATTGAAGAAGAGATCATTGAAGTAGGAAAAAGAACAATCATCGATCTTGGAATCCACGGATTACACCCGGAACTGATCAAGATTGTAGGTAGAATGAAATACCGTTCTTCTTACGGACAGAACCTTTTACAACACTCAAGAGAAGTGGCAAACATTGCTGCAACTATGGCTGCCGAATTAGGTTTAAATGTAAAACTGGCAAAAAGAGCAGGTCTTTTACATGATATAGGTAAAGTGCCTGAGCAGGAATCTGAACTTCCTCACGCTTTATTGGGAATGCAGTGGGCTGAAAAATATGGTGAAAATGCAGAAGTTGTTAATGCAATCGGAGCTCACCACGACGAAATTGAAATGAAATCATTATTATCACCAATCATTCAGGTTGCCGATGCTATTTCAGGAGCAAGACCGGGAGCAAGAAGACAGGTATTGGAATCTTATATCCAGAGACTGAAAGATCTTGAATCTGCGGCATTAAGCTTCGATGGTGTATCAAGTGCATACGCGATCCAGGCCGGTAGAGAACTGAGAGTAATGGTAGAAAGCGGAAAAGTAAATGATGAAGTGGCCAACCAGTTATCTTATGACATCTCTGAAAAGATCCAGAATGAACTGACTTATCCTGGACAGGTAAAAGTAACGGTAATCAGAGAAACAAGAGCTGTGAATATTGCAAGATAA
- a CDS encoding MFS transporter, whose product MQELSLSSKLKYIFSIPVVISALGYFVDIYDLLLFGIVRIPSLKALGLNPDADGTFILNCQMVGLLIGGVFWGIFGDKKGRLSVLFGSILVYSLANIACGFLPYFPKEHLVYQYAGLRFIAGIGLAGELGAGITLVSESLPKNLRAIGTSVVAGFGLMGAVVAQLTVELAGGWNISYIIGGIMGIMLLILRVSVSESGIYKNIEHKSVSKGNFLSFFTNKERLVRYLKCIAVGLPTWYCIGILAVLANQFAPELKIKDISPGKAIMWAYIGISVGDLMSGFISHALKSRKMAIFYMLLFTIIGVAIMLFGNTNTETKYYIFCVWLGLGTGYWAMFVTLAAEQFGTNIRNTATTTVPNMVRGLVPVMILAFDLLKNNFTVIISAAVVGVVVFGLAFYSALTISETHNKDLEFTE is encoded by the coding sequence ATGCAAGAACTGTCCCTGTCTTCAAAACTGAAGTACATTTTTTCAATCCCCGTTGTCATTTCAGCCCTGGGCTATTTCGTAGATATCTATGATCTTCTTTTATTCGGTATTGTAAGAATTCCCAGTTTAAAAGCTTTAGGTCTGAATCCGGATGCTGACGGAACCTTTATCCTGAACTGTCAGATGGTCGGGCTTTTGATCGGTGGGGTTTTCTGGGGAATCTTTGGAGACAAAAAAGGAAGGCTGTCTGTACTTTTCGGTTCCATTCTGGTATATTCATTAGCTAATATTGCCTGTGGATTTTTACCCTATTTTCCCAAAGAGCATTTGGTGTATCAGTATGCAGGTTTGAGGTTCATTGCTGGAATAGGACTGGCCGGGGAGCTTGGAGCCGGAATTACCCTCGTTTCTGAAAGCCTGCCAAAGAATCTGAGAGCAATCGGGACTTCTGTGGTAGCCGGTTTCGGATTAATGGGTGCAGTAGTGGCACAGCTCACGGTAGAACTGGCCGGAGGATGGAATATTTCATACATCATTGGCGGAATTATGGGAATCATGCTGCTGATTCTCAGAGTAAGCGTTTCAGAATCCGGTATTTATAAGAATATTGAACATAAAAGTGTTTCCAAAGGGAATTTTCTTTCCTTTTTTACCAATAAAGAACGATTGGTCAGATATCTTAAATGTATAGCCGTAGGGCTGCCTACCTGGTATTGTATAGGGATTCTGGCGGTTTTGGCTAACCAGTTTGCCCCGGAACTGAAGATAAAGGATATAAGTCCCGGAAAAGCTATTATGTGGGCTTATATAGGCATTTCTGTAGGTGACCTGATGAGCGGTTTCATTTCTCATGCATTGAAATCCCGTAAAATGGCCATCTTTTATATGTTGCTGTTCACCATAATAGGAGTGGCAATTATGCTGTTCGGAAATACCAATACCGAGACAAAATATTATATCTTCTGTGTCTGGCTTGGATTAGGAACGGGCTATTGGGCAATGTTTGTAACACTTGCGGCAGAGCAGTTTGGTACCAATATCAGAAATACGGCAACCACAACAGTTCCCAATATGGTAAGAGGCCTGGTACCTGTAATGATCCTGGCATTTGATCTGTTAAAAAATAATTTCACAGTCATTATCAGTGCTGCAGTGGTAGGAGTGGTTGTATTCGGACTGGCTTTTTATTCAGCGCTCACCATCTCTGAAACCCACAACAAAGATCTTGAATTTACAGAATAA